From Aristaeella lactis, the proteins below share one genomic window:
- a CDS encoding MATE family efflux transporter, producing the protein MFSRYIGNKAFYKSVLTLLIPIIIQQFITSFVSLLDNVMVGSLGTEAISAASIANQVMMVFCLAVFGGMSGAGIYGAQFFGKGDMDGMRHTFRFKMYFGVLISAAAVLIYLIFGENFIASFLKGESNGGDLDLTLRSGCNYLYIMLWGLPPFALVQVYAGTLREAGETRVPMFAGICAILTNLFGNWVLIFGHLGAPAMGVEGAAIATVISRYVELLIAAVYAHLHTGKYRFLSGAYKSLYVPGKLAAKIFRTATPLLLNEILWSLGMTFITQFYSSRGLNAVAALNINGTVWNLFCVIMFAMGTAVSIMVGQRLGAGKIDEARDVDRKLIFLTEVIHVVIGLAMILCSPLVPQLYNVSGEVRDLTRQLLMIAGLAIPIHSFAHVTYFTIRSGGRTVITFLFDAVYTWVIAVPLAYILTRYTDLSITQIYFCVQFIDIVKVLIGLLMLKSDFWAQNVVNEE; encoded by the coding sequence ATGTTTTCACGCTATATCGGCAACAAGGCCTTCTATAAAAGCGTCCTGACCCTGCTGATCCCCATCATCATCCAGCAGTTCATCACTTCCTTCGTTTCCCTGCTGGACAACGTGATGGTGGGCAGTCTCGGCACAGAGGCTATCTCCGCTGCCTCCATCGCCAACCAGGTGATGATGGTGTTCTGCCTGGCCGTGTTCGGCGGCATGAGCGGCGCAGGCATCTACGGCGCTCAGTTCTTCGGCAAGGGCGACATGGACGGCATGCGCCACACCTTCCGGTTCAAGATGTACTTCGGCGTACTCATCAGCGCCGCGGCCGTTCTGATCTACCTGATCTTCGGCGAAAACTTCATTGCTTCCTTCCTGAAAGGGGAAAGCAACGGCGGCGACCTGGACCTGACCTTGCGCAGCGGCTGCAACTACCTGTATATCATGCTGTGGGGGCTTCCGCCCTTCGCGCTGGTGCAGGTCTATGCCGGCACGCTGCGGGAGGCCGGGGAAACCCGGGTTCCGATGTTCGCCGGTATCTGCGCGATCCTGACCAACCTGTTCGGCAACTGGGTACTGATCTTCGGCCACCTCGGCGCCCCGGCCATGGGCGTGGAAGGCGCCGCCATCGCGACAGTGATCTCCCGGTATGTGGAGCTGCTGATCGCGGCGGTTTATGCCCACCTGCACACCGGCAAATACCGGTTCCTGTCCGGCGCCTATAAAAGCCTGTATGTTCCCGGAAAACTGGCAGCGAAGATCTTCCGCACGGCAACCCCGCTGCTGCTCAACGAGATTCTCTGGTCCCTGGGCATGACCTTTATCACCCAGTTCTATTCCTCCCGCGGACTGAACGCCGTGGCGGCGCTGAACATCAACGGCACCGTATGGAACCTGTTCTGCGTGATCATGTTCGCCATGGGCACCGCCGTATCCATCATGGTGGGGCAGCGCCTCGGCGCCGGCAAGATCGATGAGGCCCGAGACGTGGACCGCAAGCTGATCTTCCTGACCGAAGTGATCCATGTTGTCATCGGCCTGGCCATGATCCTTTGCTCCCCGCTGGTCCCGCAGCTGTATAACGTAAGCGGGGAAGTCCGGGATCTGACCCGGCAGCTGCTGATGATCGCCGGACTTGCCATCCCGATCCATTCCTTCGCGCATGTGACCTATTTCACCATCCGCTCCGGCGGCCGGACAGTGATCACCTTCCTGTTCGACGCGGTCTATACCTGGGTTATTGCCGTACCGCTGGCCTATATCCTCACCCGGTATACAGACCTTTCCATCACACAGATCTATTTCTGCGTGCAGTTCATTGACATCGTAAAGGTCCTCATCGGCCTGCTGATGCTGAAATCCGACTTCTGGGCCCAAAACGTGGTCAACGAGGAATAA
- a CDS encoding helix-turn-helix transcriptional regulator, whose protein sequence is MENRVEQFRKEQGLSQEDFARAIRVSRQTVSSIETGRYNPSLDLAFDIADFFGKTIEEIFIRDGGNNHEKK, encoded by the coding sequence TTGGAAAACCGGGTTGAACAGTTCCGCAAGGAACAGGGACTGAGCCAGGAGGATTTTGCCCGTGCGATCCGCGTATCCCGGCAGACCGTCAGTTCCATTGAGACAGGACGGTACAACCCCTCCCTGGATCTGGCCTTTGACATAGCCGACTTCTTCGGAAAGACCATTGAGGAAATCTTTATACGGGACGGAGGAAACAATCATGAAAAAAAGTGA
- a CDS encoding GGDEF domain-containing protein gives MTYLLDKHFITIFLIIGFSMNIWRQRHAGEEYRIYWMTIVSTIILIVADCFVVWAEGDRARWLCRMIFTIVGYVMRPVAALSVTLIVYPKERKPVYLQIPIYFNLLVYCTAFFSPIAFSYRDTIDGGYEMVMGPMGYTVFSVSFFYILFSVLTAWDRFKHEDHGRERYILYICAVACVIAAMIDGVEDGDHVNAAIMVSSIFLYMFLRFFDANRDPLTNLLNRMAFYDDCDRYNSIISAVASVDMNGLKKLNDAKGHEAGDEALISIGKSLKAVAGRSILPYRIGGDEFTMIFMRQEETAVRDILDRLKTLIQEAGYSVSIGYAMRSGREETVTEMLRRSDEWMYTDKAEYYRQNGRDRRIREQDDTEKGADQ, from the coding sequence GTGACATATTTGCTTGATAAGCATTTTATCACGATCTTCCTGATCATCGGCTTTTCCATGAACATCTGGCGTCAAAGGCATGCGGGGGAAGAATACCGGATCTACTGGATGACGATCGTCAGCACGATCATCCTGATCGTGGCGGACTGCTTTGTGGTCTGGGCGGAGGGAGACCGCGCACGCTGGCTGTGCAGGATGATCTTCACGATTGTCGGCTATGTAATGCGGCCGGTGGCGGCGCTGAGCGTTACCCTGATCGTTTATCCCAAAGAGCGGAAACCCGTTTATCTCCAGATTCCGATTTATTTTAACCTGCTGGTTTACTGCACGGCGTTCTTTTCTCCGATCGCGTTCAGCTATCGGGATACAATTGATGGTGGCTATGAGATGGTCATGGGCCCCATGGGGTATACCGTGTTTTCCGTTTCCTTCTTCTATATCCTGTTCTCTGTCCTGACGGCCTGGGACCGGTTCAAGCATGAGGACCACGGCCGGGAACGGTATATCCTGTATATCTGCGCAGTGGCTTGTGTGATCGCGGCCATGATCGACGGCGTGGAGGACGGGGATCATGTCAACGCGGCCATCATGGTCAGCAGTATCTTCCTGTATATGTTCCTGCGGTTCTTTGACGCGAACCGGGATCCGCTGACCAACCTGCTGAACCGTATGGCGTTCTATGATGACTGCGACCGCTACAATTCGATCATCAGCGCGGTGGCTTCGGTGGATATGAACGGGCTGAAGAAACTGAATGACGCCAAAGGACACGAAGCCGGGGATGAGGCCCTGATCTCTATTGGAAAGAGCCTGAAGGCCGTCGCCGGAAGGAGTATCCTTCCTTACCGGATCGGCGGGGACGAATTCACGATGATTTTTATGCGCCAGGAGGAAACAGCCGTGCGTGATATCCTGGACAGGCTGAAAACACTGATCCAGGAGGCCGGCTATTCTGTTTCCATTGGCTATGCCATGCGGAGCGGCCGGGAGGAAACCGTTACGGAAATGCTCCGGAGATCGGATGAATGGATGTACACGGACAAGGCGGAATACTACCGGCAAAACGGCCGGGACCGGAGGATCAGGGAGCAGGATGATACAGAAAAAGGAGCGGATCAGTGA